The Miscanthus floridulus cultivar M001 unplaced genomic scaffold, ASM1932011v1 fs_758_1_2, whole genome shotgun sequence genome has a window encoding:
- the LOC136532988 gene encoding multiprotein-bridging factor 1c-like: MPTGRLSGNITQDWEPVVLRRTKPKASDLKSAKAVNQALRSGAAVETVRKSAAGTNKHSAPARKLDETTEPAAVERVAAEVRAAIQTARVAKGWSQAELAKRINERAQVVQEYESGKAAPAQAVLAKMERALEVKLRGKGVGAPLQAAGGK; the protein is encoded by the coding sequence ATGCCGACGGGTAGGCTGAGCGGCAACATCACCCAGGACTGGGAGCCGGTGGTTCTGCGCCGGACGAAACCGAAGGCGTCCGACCTCAAGTCGGCGAAGGCGGTGAACCAGGCGCTGCGGTCGGGCGCGGCCGTGGAGACGGTGCGCAAGTCGGCGGCGGGCACGAACAAGCACTCCGCGCCCGCGCGTAAGCTGGACGAGACGACGGAGCCGGCGGCGGTGGAGCGGGTGGCGGCCGAGGTGCGCGCGGCGATCCAGACGGCGCGCGTGGCCAAAGGGTGGAGCCAGGCGGAGCTGGCGAAGCGCATCAACGAGCGCGCGCAGGTGGTGCAGGAGTACGAGAGCGGCAAGGCGGCGCCGGCCCAGGCCGTGCTCGCCAAGATGGAGCGCGCCCTCGAGGTCAAGCTCCGCGGGAAGGGCGTCGGCGCGCCCCTGCAGGCGGCCGGCGGCAAGTGA